The Methylopila sp. M107 genome contains the following window.
AGCTGATCCACGGCGCACTCGCCGAGGACGAGCAGGGCTTCATCGCGTCCCGCGACTACTTCTTCCTGTCGACCGTCGACGCCGAAGGCAAGCCGACCGTCTCCTACAAGGGCGGCGGCGCCGGCTTCGTCCGGGTGCTCGACGCGAAGACGATCGCGTTCCCGGGCTATGACGGCAACGGCATGTTCCTGTCGGCCGGCAACATCGCGGAAAAACCCTCGGTCGGCCTGCTGTTCATCGATTTCGAGACGCCGCACCGCCTGCGCGTGCAGGGCGAGGCGGAGCTGATCCGCGACGGCGCGCTGGTCGAGAGCTTTCCGGGCGCGGCCTATGCGGTGCGCATCACGATCACGGACGCCTTCGTCAATTGCGGCCGATATATCCACAAGATGAAGCGGGTCGAGACCTCGCGGCACGTGCCGGACCCCGGCGGCGAGCAGCCGATGGCGGAGTGGAAGCGGATCGACTGGGTGCAGCCGCATCTGCCCAAGCAGGACAAGGCGCCGGCCGCGGACGCCGGCGAGCTCACCATGGAGCAATACGGGGCCAAGGTCGTCGCGGGCGACACGTGAACGTCGGACCCGGTCGCCTTCGTGCGTCCGCGGAAACGTGGCCTGCGCCAAAAACACTCCCATTCACCGGCGCGTGATCTAGTATCCGGTTCCTAAAGCCAGGCGCGGGGACACGCGCCGGCGCAGGGAGCAGGCGATGACGGCAGCAAGCATTGGCGCCGAGGCGGCGAAGCCGAAGGCCTGGTACAAGATCCTCTACGTCCAGGTCTTGATCGCGGTCGCGATCGGCATTCTGCTCGGCTACTTCTTCCCCGATGTCGGCAAGGCGATGAAGCCGCTCGGCGACGCGTTCATCAAGCTCGTCAAGATGCTGATCGCGCCGATCATCTTCCTCACCGTCGTGCACGGCGTCGCGTCGATGAGCGACATGAAGAAGGTCGGCCGCGTCGGGCTGAAAGCGCTGGTCTATTTCGAGCTGCTGACGACCGCCGCGCTGATCGTCGGCCTCATCGTCGTCAACCTGCTGAAGCCCGGCGTCGGCATGAACGTCGACCCGTCGAAGCTCGACGCCGGCTCGATCGCCAAATATCAGAAGGCGGCCGAAGGGCAGTCGATCACCGACTTCTTCCTGCACATCATCCCCGACCAGGTCGTGGGCGCCTTCGCGCAAGGGGAGATCATCCAGGTCCTGTTCTTCGCCATCCTGTTCGCCATCGCCCTGCACATGCTGGGCGACCGCGGCAAGCCGGTGATGAACCTGATCGACGTCACGATGGAGATCTTCTTCCGGATCATCTCGATCGTGATGCGCGCCGCGCCGATCGGCGCGTTCGGCGCGATGGCCTACACGATCGGCAGCCAAGGCCTCGGGGCGCTCGCCTCGCTCGGCTACCTGATGGCCTCGTTCTACCTGACCTGTCTGATCTTCGTGTTTGGCGTGCTGGGCTTCGTCGCCTGGATGACGGGTTTTTCGATCTTCAAGTTCGTCCGCTACATCAAGGAAGAGCTGCTGATCGTTCTCGGCACCTCCTCGTCCGAATCCGTGCTGCCGCGCATGATGGACAAGATGAAGAAGGCGGGCGCCGAGGAGAGCGTCGTAGGCCTCGTCATCCCCGCCGGCTACTCGTTCAATCTCGACGGCACCTGCATCTACCTCACCATGGCCGCGATCTTCCTCGCGCAGGCCACCAACACCGAGCAGACGCTCTGGCAGCAGATCGTGATCCTCGCGATCCTGCTGCTAACGTCGAAGGGCGCCGCCGGCGTCACGGGCTCCGGCTTCATCGTGCTGGCCGCGACGCTCCAGTCCGTCGAGCACATCCCGGTCACCGCGATCGCGCTGATCCTCGGCATCGACCGCTTCATGTCGGAGGCCCGCGCGCTCACGAACCTCGTCGGCAACGGCGTCGCTACCCTCGTGGTGGCGAAGTGGGAGGGCGCGCTCGACGAGCAGAGGTTGCACGCGGAGCTGAATTCGGGCGGGAGAACTGACCCGGACGAGATCGGCGAAGCGGCGCGCGGATGAACTTGCGTCGCCGCCTGCGCGTGTACATATTTGTGTACAATCGCTTCAGGAGGTTTCGATGTCGTCCCATGTCGGCTTCAGCGAGTTCCGGCAGAATCTCGCCAGCCATCTCGACGAGGTCGTCGACAGCCGCGCGCCTCTCCTGGTCACGCGCCGGGGCGGCAGGTCGGTTGTCGTGATCTCGGAAGAGGAGTGGCGTGGGATGGAGGAGACGCTCCATCTCATGAGCAGTCCGCGGAACGCGGAACGTCTTCTGCAAGGCATCGCTGAGCTCGACGCCGGCAAAGGCGTCGAGCACGACATCATCGAAAAATGAAGGTCGTCTGGTTTTCTTCGGCTTGGACCGACTATCTGTTCTGGCAGAACGAAGATCGCGAGATCGCGGCGAAGATCAACACGCTGCTCGAAGACGTGCGCCGGTCGCCGTTTCGAGGGCTTGGAAAGCCGGAGCCCCTGCGCGAGAGGCTGAGCGGCTGGTGGTCGCGCCGCATCACGCAGGAGCACCGTCTTGTCTACCGCGTCGCTGGATCGGGCGATGATCAACGGGTCGAGATACTCGCTTGCCGCTTCCACTACTGAGCGTCAGCGCTTCTCCGTCACCGCCCCATGCCGCCAGCACTCCTCCATGTGGTCGTCGACCATCCCGACCGCCTGCATGAACGCATAGACGATCACCGGTCCGCAGAAGGTGAAGCCGCGCCTCTTGAGGTCCTTGGCGAGCGCCTCCGAGATCGGCGTCGAGACCGGCACGTCCGCCATCGAGCGCGGGCGGTTCACGATCGGCGCGCCGTCGACGAAGCCCCAGAGATAGTCGGAGAAATCCTCGCCTTTCTCTGCCATCGCCAGATAGGCGCGGGCGCCCTTGATCGCGCCGAGGATCTTGGCGCGGGAGCGGACGATGCCGGCGTTCTGCATCAGCCGTTCGACGTCCGCCTCGCCGTAGGCCGCGACGATCTCGGGCCGGAAACCTTCGAAGGCGGCGCGGAACGCCTCGCGCTTGCGCAGGATCGTGATCCAGGCGAGGCCGGCCTGGAACCCGTCGAGGATCAGTTTCTCGTAGAGCGCGCGCGGGTCGCGCTCGGGCACGCCCCAGTCGGCGTCGTGATAGGCGACATAAAGCGGGTCGGTCCCGCACCATCTGCAGCGGCGTTCGCCGTCCGCATGGTCGAGGACGCCCGAGAGCTGGGTCAAGCCGCGGTCTCGCCGGGCCAGGCGAAGCGGGCCCATGCGGCCATCTCGACCGTCAGCATGGCCGCGCCCGCGATCAGCGGCTGGCCTGCGGCGCGCGCCTCGGCCGCCCGGTCCAGCCGCACCAGCGCGAGGCCGCGGCCGTCGACCGACGATCCCATCCGGCCCACCACCCGCTCGCCCGCCGTCACCGCGGCGCCGATCTCCGGCGGAAGGCCGTTGATCAGCACCGGCACGACGCGCGTACGGGCCGTGCCGCGGTGCTCCATGCGGCTGACGACCTCCTGGCCGACATAGCACCCTTTCTTGAAGTCGATGCCGTTCAGCTGGTCGAGGCAGGCCTCGTGCGGGAACGCCTCGCCATAGACGAAGTCGAGCCCGCCTTGCGGCGCGCCGAGCGCGATGCGGTGCGCGCGATAGGCCTCGAGCCCGACCTCGTGGACGCCGTCCGGCATGTTTTCGTCCGGCGCGACATAGGCGCGGGCGCCAAGGCCCGGGATGCGCGGGTCGATCACCATTTTGGGCTCGCGCGGCAGCAGTCCGTCGCCCCAGATCACCAGCGCGCGCGTGCGCGCGGTGACGTCCTCGATCTCGACCTTGGAGCGGAGCCTGTAGAGCGTCAGCCGCCGGGCGACGTCGGCGACGTGGTGGCGCGGCAGGTCGAGCAGAAAGCCGCCTTCGGGGGTGCGCGAGGCCAGCATGTCGACGATGATCTTGCCCTGCGGCGTCAGCAGCGCCGCATAGGCCGCGCGTCCGGCCGCGAGCTTGCCGACGTCGTTGGTCAGCAGGTTGTCGAGGAAACGGCCGGCTTCGGGACCCGAAACCAGCAGCGCTCCGCGCGCATCGAGGAAAGCGCCGCGCATCCCGCGTCTCCCGTCCGTATTGCCATCGCCCCGCAGCGAAGGTAGCCACCCAAGGGTCCGCCCTCAAGCCGATCCTTCGACGAGGTTTTTTGACGTGCCCGAAACCTTCGACCTCGTGATGACGGGCGGAACCGTCGTCAATCAGGACGGCGAGCATCGCGCTGACATCGGCGTGCGCGACGGGCGGATCGCCTTGATCGGCGATTTGTCGCGGGCCGACGCCGGCGAGCGGATCGACTGCGCGGGGCTTCACCTGCTGCCGGGCGTGATCGACACGCAGGTGCATTTCCGCGAGCCCGGCGCCGAGCACAAGGAAGACCTCGAATCAGGCTCGCGCGCCGCCGTGCTCGGCGGCGTCACGGCCGTGTTCGAGATGCCGAACACCAATCCGCTGACCGTCACGCCGGAAGCGCTCGCCGACAAGCTGGCGCGGGCGAAGAACCGGATGCATTGCGACCACGCCTTCTTCGTCGGCGGCACGCATGAGAATGCGCGGCATGTCGCCGAGCTCGAGCGGCTGCCGGGCGCGGCGGGCATCAAGGTGTTCATGGGGTCGTCCACCGGCTCGCTGCTGGTGCAGGACGACGACGGCGTCTCCGAGATCCTGTCGCGCACGCGGCGGCGGGTGTCGTTCCATTCCGAGGACGAGCCGCGCCTCACCGAGCGCAAGGGACTGCGCGTGCCCGGCGATCCGTCGAGCCACCCGGTCTGGCGCGACCCGGAAGCGGCGCTGAAATGCACGCGGCGGCTGACGACCATCGCGCGGCGGCACGGCGCCAAGATCCACGTGCTGCACATCTCGACGGCCGAGGAGATGCATTACCTCGCCGGCTACAAGGACGTCGCCACGGTCGAATGCACGCCGCACCACCTGACGCTCGGCTCGGACGCCTATGCGCGGCTCGGCGCGAAGGCGCAGATGAACCCGCCGGTGCGCGACGACGCGCATCGCGACGGAATCTGGTGGGGCCTCAATCAGGGAATCGTCGACGTGCTGGGCTCGGACCACGCCCCGCACCAGCTCGACGAGAAAGCGAAGCCCTATCCCGAAAGCCCCTCGGGCATGACGGGCGTCCAGACGCTCGTGCCGATCATGCTCGACCATGTCGCGGCGGGCCGCCTCAGCCTCGCGCGCTTCGTCGATCTTTCGAGCGCAGGCCCCGCCCGAATCTTCGGCATCGCGCGCAAGGGGCGCATCGCGGTCGGCTTCGACGCGGACGTCACCGTCGTCGATCTGAAGCGCAAGGAGACGATCACAAATGCCTGGATCGGCTCGAAAAGCCGCTGGACCCCCTATGACGGGGTTTCGGTGACCGGCTGGCCGGTCGGGACCGTGATCCGGGGGCGGCGCGTGATGTGGGACGGCGAGATCACGACCCCTTCGACCGGCGAACCGGTGCGCTTCTGGGACACGCTCGGCGCGAAATGAACAGGCGTTTCCCATCTCTCCGCCCTGCGCCTTGTTTCGGCTGCGTTCGACGCCACTTGCCGCCGGAACGCCCCGTTTGACCTCTCCCCCGAGCCCACACCGAAGGAGACGCCAGCCGTGCTGGACCTGGCGCTGATCGCGACCGGAATGGCCATCGGCGTGGGCGTCAACGCGCCTGTCGGTCCCGTCAACGTGATGTGCATCCATCGCGCGATCCGAAAGGGCCCGACCTCCGCGATGGCGGCGGGCTTCGGGGCGTGGATCGCCGACGTGGTGTTCGCCGCGGCGGCGGCCTTCGGCGTCACCGCGATCTCGAACTTCGTGGAAGGGCACCTCGCGGTCATCAAGGTGGTGGGCGGCGCGGTGATGATCGCCTTCGGCATGAAGCTGCTGCTCGCGCCGTCCTCGACGCATGACGCGCCGGCGAACGACACGGCGCTGTCGCTGTTCCGGGCGGGCCTCACCTCGTTCGCGCTGACCGTCACCAACCCGGCCGTGCTGCTGGGTTTCGCAGCCATATTCGGCGGTCTCGCAGGGATCGGCGAGAAGCCCGGCGACTTCGAGACGGCCGCGCAACTGACCCTCGGGGTCGCGATCGGCAGCGCCGCTTGGTGGCTCGCGCTGTCGACCGGCGCGAGCCGGTTGCGCGAGCACCTCGCCGAAAAATGGCTCGGCCGCATCAACACGCTGTCCGGCGGCGGGCTGCTCGTGTTCGGCTTCGTGGTGCTGATCGGGGTCGCGCTCGGCTATTGAGCGCCGGCCTCCCGCATCGGCGCCTCAGCGCGAAAACGCCGCGACCGACTCCACATGCGCGGAGTGCCGGAACTGGTCCACGGGCGTGATCGCCCTGAGACGGTAGCCGCCCTCCACGAGGATCCGCGCGTCGCGGGCGAGCGTCGTGACGTTGCAGCTGACCGCGACGACGGTCTTCACCCTGGACGCGGCGATCGCGCGGGCCTGCGCCTCCGCGCCTGCGCGCGGCGGGTCGAACACGACGGCGTCGAACCGCTCCAGCTCCTTGGCCGTCAGCGGGCGGCGGAACAGGTCGCGCGCTTCCGCCGTGACGCGCTTGAGGCCGGAGGCCGACCGGAAGCCGGCGTCGAGCGCCGCGATCGCTGGTTTTTCCGAATCGGCCGCAAACACTTCCGCGCGTTCGCTCAGTCTCAGCGCGAAGGCGCCCACGCCGCAGAACAGGTCCGCGACGCGCTTCGCCTTGCCGACGCCGTCCGCCGCAAGCTCCGCCAGGATCTGCTCGCCCTTCGCGGTCGCCTGAAGGAAGCCGCCGGGAGGCGGCGTGACGAGCGCGCGGCCGATCGCCAGCATCGGCTTGCGCCGCGAGACGACCGTGTCGCCATGGATCGACAGCCGCGCGAGGTCGAGATCCTCGGCGAGCCGGACGAGCCGCAGCCGCATAGCTTCGGGAACCGGCCCCGATCCGCGAACGTCGAGGTCGAGGCCCGACTGCGTGACGGTGACCGCGAGATCGAGCGGTTTGCGCTTGGCCGCGAGCGCGTTCGCGACGGCGCGGGCGGCGGGCAGCGCGCCGGCCATCGCGGGTTCGAGCAGCGGGCAGTCGCGGATCGCCACCACGGTGTGGCTGCGGGCTTCCGAAAAGCCGACGGTGACGCGTCCGTCCGGCCCGAAGCGGGCGTGGAACGTCGCGCGGCGGCGGCCGGCGCCATGGGCGTCGATGGTCGGCGCGGTCAGCTCCGCGACGTCGAGACGTTCGCGCGCGAAGGCTTCGATGAGGAGGTCGCGCTTCCAGTCCAGCGCCACGGATTGCGCGAGTTCCTGCGTCGCGCAGCCGCCGCAGCGGCCGACCTCGGCGCAATAGGCCTGCACGCGATCGGGGGAGGGCTCCAGAACGTCATAGAGTTCCGCGCGATCGCCGTCGCGGTCGGCGCTGACCAGTTCGCCCGGCAGCGCGCGGGCCACGAAAACCGGGCCGGAGGGGGAGGCTGCGACGCCGTCCCCGCGCGCGCCGAGCTTTTCGATGCGCAGGCGCTCAACCGGCATGACGACGCCCCGCGAGCAGATATTCGACATTGCCGTCGCCGCCGGAGATCGGGGAGGGCGCGACCTCGATATCCGTCAGGCCGATCTCCGCCGCCAGCCTTTGCGCGTCCTCCACCGCGCGGAGCCGCGCCGCTTCGTCCTTGACGACGCCGCCCTTGCCGACGTCGCGCTTGCCGACCTCGAACTGCGGCTTCACGAGGGCGACGACCGTCCCGCCCGGCGCCATGAGCGCGACGGACGCCGGCAGCACGACGCGCAGCGGCGCGAAGCTGACGTCGATCACCACCACGGAGGGCGGCTGCGGAAGGTCCGTGGGCGAGAGGTCGCGGATGTCGGTTCCCTCCAGGCTTTTGACGCGGGCGTCGCGCGCGACGGTCGGGTGCAGCTGGCCGTGTCCGACGTCGACCGCGGTGACGTGGGCCGCGCCGCGGCGCAGGAGCGCATCGGTGAAGCCGCCGGTCGAGGCGCCGACGTCGAGCGCGCGGCGTCCGGCGACCTCGATCGCGAACCGGTCGAGCGCGAAGTCGAGCTTCACGCCGCCGCGCGAGACGAAGGGATGCGCGGCCTCGGCCTTGATCGCGGCGTCCGTCGGCAGCGTGTCGGAGGCGCGCTTCACGGCGACGCCGTCGGCGGTCACGCGGCCGGCCGCGATCGCGGCCTGGGCCCTGGACCGGCTTTCGAAGAAGCCGCGTTCGACCAGCAGCAGATCTGCGCGGCGGCGGACGGGAAGGGACATGGCGTTCAGCGTCGTCTCGGGAAGCGTGGCCGCGAGCCTTAGCAGAAGCGGCGCCGATTGAGGGCGTCCCGCGAACGGTTTCGTAAAACGGAGCCGCTTCGCTAGCATTCGGACGAACGACGTCCTCGGAGACCGGCGCGTGCAGCTTTCGGGCAAGTTCCAGTTCGACGCCTCGCGGCGCCTGTTCCTCACGCGCGGCGCCGCCTTCGCGGCCATGCTGGCCGCGCCGCGTTTCGCCGAGGCCCTGCCCGGCGCCCTCGAGGGCGAGGCGGCGGGCGTCCGGCCGAGCGAAAGCGACCAGACGCGCGCGCTGCAGCGGGCGCTGGACCAGGCGGCGAGGCAGGGGCGCCCGCTCGCTCTGGGCCCCGGCCTCTACCGGGCCGCGGGGCTCGTCCTCGCGGACGGCGCGGTGCTGGTCGGGGCGGGCGAGGGCACGCGGCTCGAACTCGCGGGCAGGGGGCCGCTGCTGTCCGCCCGCGGCGGCAAGCGCGTCGCCCTGCGGGGGCTACGGCTCGACGGATCGAACTTCCCGGCCGGCGCCCAGGCCGGCGTGATCGAAGCGAGCGACGTCGACGAGCTCGTGCTCGACGAGGTCGCGATCGTCGACGCCGGCGGCTCGGCCGTCGCGCTGGCGCGGACCGGCGGGGCGGTGCGCGACTGTCGGATCGAGAACGCCCGTCAGGCCGCGGTGTTCTCGATGGACGGCAAGGGGATCGCCGTCACCGACTGCTCGATCAAGGGCTGCCGCAACAATGCGGTGGTGATTCGCCGGAACGAGAAGGGCGACGAGCCGACGGTGATCTCGCGCAACCGGATCGAGGACACCGGCGCGATCGACGGCGGGCTCGGCTGGAACGGCAACGGCGTCAACGTCTCCAAGGCCGGCGGCGTCGTGGTCTCGGGCAACGCGATCCGCCGCTCCGCCTTCACGGCGGTGCGGGCGCACCAGGCCGACGACGTCATGATCACGGACAATCTGTGCCTCGGCTGCGGCGAGGTCGCGCTGTTCGTGGAGTACGGGTTCTCCGGCGCGGTCGTCTCGAGCAACGTCGTGGACGGCTCCGGAAACGGCATCGCGGTGGTCAACTTCAACGAAGGCGGCCGGCTCGCGACCGTGACGGGCAACCTCGTCCGAAACCTGTTCAAGCGTCCCCAGCTCGACCAGCCGGGCGAGAGCTATGGCGTGGGAATCAGCGTGGAGGCGGACACGGCGGTGACGGGAAACACGATCGAAAACGCGCCCGCCTTCGGCGTGCTGGCGGGATGGGGCCCGTATCTGCGCGACGTGACGGTCTCCGGGAACGTCGTGCGCGGCTGCGGAGTCGGCGTCGGCGTGTCGGTCGTCGAGGGCGTGGGGCCGGCCTCGATTACCGGAAACGTCATCACGGGATCCAAGGACGGCGCCGTGCGCGGCTACCGCTGGACCGAGGCGACGACGCCCGACCTGACGTCCGGAGGCGCGGGGCGCTTTCCGGGGCTGACGGTCGCCCAAAACACCGTCCGCTGAAAGGTTAACGCCCCAAAAAGTGGTCGCTCGAACGGCACTCGGGCCAAGCATCTGGAATCTTTATTAATTGCCCAATCGGCAGGCGCCGGCAGGTCATTTAACACGCGTAAACAAGTCTTAATGGCGGCTCAAAAGTTGCGACATTTCGGCGACACAGAGCTCGCGACCGCCGCGCAAAGGCGTGATTCCTGTGGCGCCCAGCGCCCAAAAAATGTCCTTTAGCAAGCGGCGGCGCCGAGTCGGGGGCGCTTGTTGAGCCTGACGGTTCTCATTCCGACTGGGTTCGATTCGGGGACGCGAGGAACCGGACCGGAAGGCGAAACGAAACTTCAAACTCGGAGAGGCGGCGTTCCCGGCAGGGCGCCGATCGGAGGAAAAGGCAACCATGATCAAGTCTGTCATCAAGTATGCGGCAGCTGGCGCGTTCGCGCTCGGCGCCACCACCACGGCGGCTTACGCCGGCGCGACCGCGCAGCCCGGCGAAACCGCCGGTCTCGCCATGGGCGCTCCGCTCCCGGAAGGCGTCTACTTCGTCAACACCCTCGACTGGGGCGTTCGCAAGCTCCCGGGCGAGAACATCAAGGTCGGCGTCGACATTCCGGTCATCGCCTGGTCGACCCCGTGGTCGTTCCTCGGCACCAACCTGCAGCTGCTCGTCGCCACCCCGATGATCCATGCGGACGTCCCGGGCGGCGTCAATGACGACTACGGCTTCTACAACCCGTTCGCGGCCGCCAAGCTGGCCTACGATCTGGGCGGCGGCTTCGGCGTCAGCTACCTGTCGGGCATCTACTTCAACGCCGGCGAAGAGCACATCCGCGTCCGCGCCACCACCTGGCGTCAGGACTTCGCGGTCAGCTACACCGGCGACGGCTGGAACCTGACGGCGAACCTGATCTGGGGCATCACCTTCGACACCGACAAGAAGGTCGGCGGCAAGACCTCGAACGGCTTCAACCTCGACCTCACCGCCACGAAGACCTTCGGCAAGTGGGAAATCGGCGCCGTCGGCTTCGGCAACACCGAATACGACCGCGTGAAGGGCGACCGCAAGACCGAGTCCTTCGCCGTTGGTCCGCTCGTCGGCTACAACTTCGGCCCGGTCATCCTGCAGTCCTACCTGACCCGCGAAGTCTACGCGAAGAACACCACCGGCAACGGCGGCAAGGGCGCGGACCGCAAGGACACCCGCTTCTGGACGCGCATCATCATCCCGCTGTGGACCCCGGCCACCCCGGCCGCTCCGCTCGTGACCAAGTACTGATCTCTTTCGAAGGGTCTTTCCTTCGACTGCGGAACGGGGGCGCCAAAAGCGCCCCCGTTTTCGTTTGCGCCGCGGGACGCGCATTTTTTGATTCCGCGGCCGTGGCGCCGCCGCACGCGCGACTGCTATAGCTGCCGCGATTGGGGTCGGTTATGCATGTTTCTGGTAAGTTTTTGGCTGTTGTGGCGCTCGTGTGGTCGAGCCTCATGGCCGACCCGGCCTTCGCGGCCAAGCGCATCGCGCTGCTGATCGGCAACAACGCCTATGCCGAGCTTCCGCCGCTCTCGACCGCGGTGAACGACGTCCAGGCGTCGAAGACGGCGCTCGAAGATCTCGGATTCACAGTGGAGCTCGTCGAGAACGGCACCAAGCGCCAGATCAGCCGCGCGCTCGCCAATGTCGAGGGCATGATCGAACCCGGCGACGCCTTGGTGCTGCATTTTGCGGGACATGGCTTCGAGATCGGCGGCCAGAACTGGCTCCTGCCGGTCGACGTGCCGGCGGCCCGGCAGGGCGAGGCGGGGCTCGTCAAGGACGAGTCCTTCGAGGCCGGCAGCCTGATCGAGAGGCTGCGCGCGCGGGGCGCCGGCACCGTGCTCGCGATCTTCGACGCCTGCCGCGACAACCCGTTCGCCGGCGGCGGCACCCGCTCTCTCGGCGGCTCGCGCGGCCTCGCGCAGATGGAGGCGGCGGGCGGCGTCTTCATCATCTTCTCCGCCGGCGCCAAGCAGCAGGCGCTCGATCGGCTGAATGACGGCGATCCGGTGAAGACTTCGGTCTTCGCGCGCTCGTTCCTGCCGTTGCTCGGAGCGCGGGACCTGACGCTGATCGACCTCGCCAAGGAGACCCAGCTGCGCGTCCGCGATCTCGCCCGCAGCGTCGGCCACGAGCAGGTCCCGGCCTATTACGACAATGTCGTCGGCCGCATTACGGTGACCGGTGAGGTCGCGACCGAAAGCGCCCAGCCCAGGATGCAGGCGAAATCCGAGGCGCCGCCGGTCTCGTCCGAGGACACGTTCTGGCGGTCGGTGGAGCGCCGGGACGATCCGGCCTCCTACAAGGCCTATCTCGAGGAGGTCGAGCGCGGCGCGTTCTCGGGCGCGTATCGCAGGCTCGCGGAGCTGCGGCTCGCAGCCAAGCCCGCCGCCGCCGCGCCGGAGCCCGCGCCCGTCGCGCGTTCGCAACCGCCATCGGCGGAGCCCATCGCAGCGGAAGCGACCGGGCCGGAAATCGCCGCCTGCGACGCGGCGGCCGCCGCGCCTTCCGACCGCGACAAGCCCGCGAGCCTGCCCGGCGTCGACTTCAAGTCGGTCGCTGGCTCGACCGCGGTCGTCGCGTGCCGCAAGGCGGCCGCGATCCCCGGCGCGCCGCGGCGGATCTTCTTCCAGCTCGGCCGGGCCTACATCAAGCTGAACAACGCCCGCGACGGCGCGGCCGAGTACGGCAAGGCCGCCAATATGGGCCACCTCGTCGCGATGCATAACCTCGCTTTCCTGCTCAGCAGCGGCAAGGGCGTGCAGCGCGATCCGGCGGCGGCGCGCGCGCTCTACGAGAAAGCGGCGGAGGGCGGGTTCGTCGAATCGATCTTCGACATCGCGGAAATGTACTCCCGCGGCGTCGGGACGCCCGTGAACTGGGCCAAGGCGCGGGTCTATTACCAGAAGGCGGTCGAGCTCGGCGAAAGCCGGTCGTTCGCCAATCTCGGCAACATCTATCTCAACGGGCGCGGGGTGCGGGCGGACAAAACGGAGGCCTGCCGGCTGTTCCGCGAGGGCGCCAGACTTGGCGACAAGACCGCCACCACCAACGCCAACCGACTGTGCCGTTAGGCTAACCGCGGACGCCTGAGCCCGCCTGGTCGAAGACATCCTCCGCCGCGCGCACTTCGCCGACGGGCTCGCCCGAGGCGTTGTAGATCGCCCGCCTGGCGCGCGCCGCGAGGCGGTCGCCCGCGTCTCCGTCCGGACGCAGCAGACGAATCAGCGCCGCGGCCATGACGGCCTCCGCGGCGCGGGCGGCGCCGTCGTCGATCTTAATCGCGACGCCGAGGCCGAGGCCCGGAAGCGCCGCGGCATGCACGCCTTCCGCCCCGACCTTTACGAAGGCCCGCTCGCCCAGCACCTGCATCGCCTCGGTGTCGAACCGGCCGGCGCCCGCCACCAATGTC
Protein-coding sequences here:
- a CDS encoding folate-binding protein YgfZ, whose protein sequence is MRGAFLDARGALLVSGPEAGRFLDNLLTNDVGKLAAGRAAYAALLTPQGKIIVDMLASRTPEGGFLLDLPRHHVADVARRLTLYRLRSKVEIEDVTARTRALVIWGDGLLPREPKMVIDPRIPGLGARAYVAPDENMPDGVHEVGLEAYRAHRIALGAPQGGLDFVYGEAFPHEACLDQLNGIDFKKGCYVGQEVVSRMEHRGTARTRVVPVLINGLPPEIGAAVTAGERVVGRMGSSVDGRGLALVRLDRAAEARAAGQPLIAGAAMLTVEMAAWARFAWPGETAA
- a CDS encoding DNA-3-methyladenine glycosylase I, with translation MTQLSGVLDHADGERRCRWCGTDPLYVAYHDADWGVPERDPRALYEKLILDGFQAGLAWITILRKREAFRAAFEGFRPEIVAAYGEADVERLMQNAGIVRSRAKILGAIKGARAYLAMAEKGEDFSDYLWGFVDGAPIVNRPRSMADVPVSTPISEALAKDLKRRGFTFCGPVIVYAFMQAVGMVDDHMEECWRHGAVTEKR
- a CDS encoding pyridoxamine 5'-phosphate oxidase family protein, which gives rise to MAVLYGPEHRALQDASDSRRLADLWQEKLIHGALAEDEQGFIASRDYFFLSTVDAEGKPTVSYKGGGAGFVRVLDAKTIAFPGYDGNGMFLSAGNIAEKPSVGLLFIDFETPHRLRVQGEAELIRDGALVESFPGAAYAVRITITDAFVNCGRYIHKMKRVETSRHVPDPGGEQPMAEWKRIDWVQPHLPKQDKAPAADAGELTMEQYGAKVVAGDT
- a CDS encoding LysE family transporter; its protein translation is MLDLALIATGMAIGVGVNAPVGPVNVMCIHRAIRKGPTSAMAAGFGAWIADVVFAAAAAFGVTAISNFVEGHLAVIKVVGGAVMIAFGMKLLLAPSSTHDAPANDTALSLFRAGLTSFALTVTNPAVLLGFAAIFGGLAGIGEKPGDFETAAQLTLGVAIGSAAWWLALSTGASRLREHLAEKWLGRINTLSGGGLLVFGFVVLIGVALGY
- a CDS encoding type II toxin-antitoxin system prevent-host-death family antitoxin; this translates as MSSHVGFSEFRQNLASHLDEVVDSRAPLLVTRRGGRSVVVISEEEWRGMEETLHLMSSPRNAERLLQGIAELDAGKGVEHDIIEK
- a CDS encoding Txe/YoeB family addiction module toxin, whose amino-acid sequence is MKVVWFSSAWTDYLFWQNEDREIAAKINTLLEDVRRSPFRGLGKPEPLRERLSGWWSRRITQEHRLVYRVAGSGDDQRVEILACRFHY
- a CDS encoding dihydroorotase; translation: MPETFDLVMTGGTVVNQDGEHRADIGVRDGRIALIGDLSRADAGERIDCAGLHLLPGVIDTQVHFREPGAEHKEDLESGSRAAVLGGVTAVFEMPNTNPLTVTPEALADKLARAKNRMHCDHAFFVGGTHENARHVAELERLPGAAGIKVFMGSSTGSLLVQDDDGVSEILSRTRRRVSFHSEDEPRLTERKGLRVPGDPSSHPVWRDPEAALKCTRRLTTIARRHGAKIHVLHISTAEEMHYLAGYKDVATVECTPHHLTLGSDAYARLGAKAQMNPPVRDDAHRDGIWWGLNQGIVDVLGSDHAPHQLDEKAKPYPESPSGMTGVQTLVPIMLDHVAAGRLSLARFVDLSSAGPARIFGIARKGRIAVGFDADVTVVDLKRKETITNAWIGSKSRWTPYDGVSVTGWPVGTVIRGRRVMWDGEITTPSTGEPVRFWDTLGAK
- a CDS encoding dicarboxylate/amino acid:cation symporter, whose amino-acid sequence is MTAASIGAEAAKPKAWYKILYVQVLIAVAIGILLGYFFPDVGKAMKPLGDAFIKLVKMLIAPIIFLTVVHGVASMSDMKKVGRVGLKALVYFELLTTAALIVGLIVVNLLKPGVGMNVDPSKLDAGSIAKYQKAAEGQSITDFFLHIIPDQVVGAFAQGEIIQVLFFAILFAIALHMLGDRGKPVMNLIDVTMEIFFRIISIVMRAAPIGAFGAMAYTIGSQGLGALASLGYLMASFYLTCLIFVFGVLGFVAWMTGFSIFKFVRYIKEELLIVLGTSSSESVLPRMMDKMKKAGAEESVVGLVIPAGYSFNLDGTCIYLTMAAIFLAQATNTEQTLWQQIVILAILLLTSKGAAGVTGSGFIVLAATLQSVEHIPVTAIALILGIDRFMSEARALTNLVGNGVATLVVAKWEGALDEQRLHAELNSGGRTDPDEIGEAARG